The nucleotide window CACGGTGAGCCCGGGCGACGTACcatgtacagtatgtacGCCAGCGGGCACCGCAGCCGCAGAGTTGGCGACATGCCCGTAACGCCTCACTCGCCGTACGCGATTCAAAGTCCGAACGACCTTTGGTCGGCGCGATGCCTGATAAATGGCATGCTTCGTGCTAGTGTGGCGTGTGTGGGATAAAATTAGGCATACAAAGTACAACACACTACCATGCTTTCTTTGTCTGGGCACCATCTCGGCGTTCGCCCATGACCAAAGAAAACTCTCTGACAAGGTGACCCCGGCATCCAGAGCGTCAGCTCGGCGCAGCACTCGCGCGTCGTTGAGAGGCGACGAtgggcacacacacacgcacacacaccaccgagaaggggggggggggagggggcagcACAGTGGCACCCACCACCTTTCGTCCGTCCTGACAGACATcctggcaagcctggcttcgccggcgccaaagaGCATGGACGGCACTTGGTGGCCGGCCTCACATGATCGGAGACGGTCACAAGCCAATCATagcgccgcgctgcgccatCCCGTTTGAGGATCCCATCTCTCGCGTTATGCGTGGTTGCCAGGGCGCGTCCGTCTGGCGTAAAGCAGCcgtgaggcgaggcgctgcgccggcgggcgggcggcggaggggccgCGGGACAGCCCAAGGGGCGCCTCAGGCAGGGGGCGTGGCAGGTAGATACCTAAGGTACAGAgagctacctacctacccgcgctgcgctggcccTGTGTCAACGTCCGGCGCGCGCCAACAGCTGGCATCAACATCCATTGCTCGCAGATGGGCGCAGCGCGTGGGTGCAGCGCGCCCATGGACAGGCGAGGGAGACAAGCCGTTGGGTACCATGGGAGAGGGTgaggcaagcaggcagggcagaacagggcaggacagggcagggcagggcaaggcagggcatCGGCTGGCGCTGTTATTCGTGAGGctgtggtgctgctgcgctggcgGAAAGTCCAATGGCGACTGGTTTGGATGCGCGACTGCCCAAACAAAATTCAGTCTCTTGAGGAAGTAGGTGGTAGGTATGAGTCGTTGGAGGGGGGCCATATATTCGACAAAACTTGATCTGGAAAGAGTTGCTAAGCGCAATGTATTTTCGCCTGCTCGTGCAGTGCCTGACGTGCATCACTATGGGACTTTGCTGCGGGTAACGACCTGTTAGTCTTGAGATTTCTGGCAGTGCACATAGcattgtgtgtgtggtggtgcCCTTTGTCTCCTTGAATGGTCGCCCCAGCACAAGAATAACATCTCCATCTGTCGGTACCTTagcagcagcgcccaccCCCACTTTTCCATCTCCTCAGCGATGGCAGGCCCTCTGACACTTGTtacttttctttcttctcgACATCCACAGCGTTGCACAGAAAAAACATCCATATCACTCGGCAACACGGTATCGCGCTCGGTGCGCCGTCAACAACACAAACACCTACTAAAAGAGCTCGCGGCCACCAACTGCTTCATCCTCGGGCCCGCTCGACACTCTTGTTACATCTTGCTCTCTCGAGCACCATTTCCTGTTCGCCGTTGGGACCTCACGTCGGCCCCGCGCTTGCTCGCTGCCTCGACTCGCCGTTGGCGGGTGGGagtatttttttttttgattTTTTTTGCCTTTCCCTCCCACTGAGGGACTGGACAGGACTGGACTAGGAATCCCCCCCTCGCTCAATTctctccgcccgccccccaTTCCATGTCCTGAACGAGGGGCTCATCCTTACGCCGCGCCTGAGACGCATTCCTCCAAAACGGAACCCCTTACTGCTTGGCCCCCATAACCCTCGATTCCTCCCCTTGTCTGGCCCCCTGGCTCGGCCACTTCAGGAAGTTCGACCTCCATCTGGAACTCTGCATTCCCCGGACGGACGCATCGCCAAACGCAGTTgacgggcgccgcccccatccAAGTCCCCCATCGTTGCCGTTGCTACTTttgcgcgcctcgtcgccgcccattcagccgccgccgccgcgtctgctgctgctgctgctactgctgctccTGCAAATAAGCCCCAGAGGGCTCACAGACCTCTTCCGTCAAATACCGCGGCCACTCAGCACCTGAGTCTGCCCAACCCGACACCCAATCACCAGGGCCACGCCACGGGTGCCACCGTCAAGATGGTATCCTTTTCCTGTGAGGTAATGTTGCTCCCTTTTCCTCCCAAAGTATCCCCGAGTCACCCTGCCCCCATCCCTCCATGCCTTGGCCCTGCTTCATTCCCTACACCCCTTCACTCCCCGGCCATAAGGTACCCAAGTATCCctcccacccacccacaccAACTATTAGATACCACCATCGCTTTTGACATCACTCCtggcgctctcgccgcccctcTCTCCAACAGCCAAATACCCTGTTGATAGACTTCCCTTTCCTGTCCGCTGATCCCCTGGCCCACTCGCCCTGTCTCGCATCATCCCGCTTGGCCCCCTTGTACGAAGGCCTGCTTTGACTGCCTCAAATACCAAGCACACtccaccccgccgcccattgGACGTCTGCTCTGTTTCGCCGCACCGCGTCGTTTATGTTATATTCAGCCTCCTAACGCGAAATCACAGGCGTGCGGTGACGTCTTgaccaagaagaagctcgaccCTCACCGAAGCCGCTGCCACGGAGCCTCTTTCACCTGCATCGATTGCATGGTCCACTTTCAAGGTGTCCAATATCGCTCTCACACCGTGAGTATCATCGGCATCCGTTCTGACTCGAGCTACCCACTTGCTTACACGAAGCCAGTCGTGCATAACTGAAGACCAAAAGTACCAAGGCGCCTTGTAcaaggagaagaacaagaagcagaagcagcatCACGACAAGCCAAGCGAGCAGAAGCCAACCGCACAGAAGCACAACCAACAGCCCAAGAACATGGCTCAGCAGCCATACGTCGAAGACGTCGGGGAAGATAGAGAGTACGAGCCGTGGAACGACTCAACTGGGCATACGGAAGACGAACGATCCCCTGCCGAGCCGCCACCAGAGGCTCCCacccctcccgccgcggcgactgAGGAACACGTCAACGTCTTCGACTTTTTGGTCGCGACAGGCCAGACTCCAAATGCCTCCAACATGAACCTTCCACGGGACCAAATGGGTcccgacgtcggcgacagcACCTCGCTGGTGCGGTACGAGTACAATGCGGAAGAATACCTCGATCCGACCTCCTTCATGGACGCCGACAACGAGCCCCTCGTCCAGTATGGCACCGGGCCGGTTCCCTCAGGCGCCTTCGTCACCCCTGCATCCAAGAGCGAGCGACGCAAGACAAAGGACAGCGAAgtcaagaaggacaagaagcgcaagcgacTGCATGTCGAAGTCCCGGGTGACCAGGTCATGACGGACGCCCCTCCCGTCCTGCACTCCGGCTTGACAGGCGGTCTGAAGAGTCTCATGCGACCGAcgctgcctccctcccctgACTATTCTGGCGGAGATGTCGCCGACAActcaccagccagccccttGAAGAAGACGAAACACTCGAAGCACGCCAAGAACACACACATCGGCAACAGCCTCTTCGATATGATTACCGGTGGCTCCAAGTCCAAGAGccacaagaagaagccgacCTCGAAGAAGCAATCCCATCGTCACAAAGAGCGCAAGGAGCCCAAGCTCATTGAATTCCGACCACAGTCCAAAGATGGCAAGTCTGACAATGTGGACGGTCAAATGGTTGTATTCAAGCCACGCGCCGATGCCTTCCTCAGCTTCGTCAACAAAGGACCAGAGAGTGAGCGCGGCTGCAGTGTCAACAAGGCCCTTAAGCGCTATCATCGCGAGCGCCAGGCGTCGGGTACGGGTATCGGCAAGACTAAGGAAGAGAAGGAGCTATGGAAGGACCTGCGACTTCGACGAAACGAGCGAGGCGAAATCGTGCTATTCTCGATCTCGGAATGACTGCTGATTTCATcggacacacacacccaaaaaaaaaggcgaAAACCATGGTAATTGGAGCCGTCTGACTACGGACCGCAAGTGATCGGATAAAACCGTCGGAACGTCGGGAATACTACAGGAGTTTACGGTGTTGCGGGCAAAGCTACGGTTTTTGCAAGGTACCTTGCCATCTGCTTCGACAATGTCATTTATTTTCTACTTGCCGGTGGTGGACCGGGATAAACGGGTCTTTGGAGCTTCCTCGGTGTACAACTACATGGCAGAAGCTCTGAGCTGGACTCACGGCACGGATGGGGTGAGGGTGATGTACGATGTTGGGGCGCGGATGGCTGCTGACTTTGCATGCAGCTGGCAAGGCAACCACGCGCATGGCTCGTGGATTCATGATTGGAGAGGCATAgcagag belongs to Purpureocillium takamizusanense chromosome 1, complete sequence and includes:
- a CDS encoding uncharacterized protein (COG:D~EggNog:ENOG503NZ0V), which gives rise to MVSFSCEACGDVLTKKKLDPHRSRCHGASFTCIDCMVHFQGVQYRSHTSCITEDQKYQGALYKEKNKKQKQHHDKPSEQKPTAQKHNQQPKNMAQQPYVEDVGEDREYEPWNDSTGHTEDERSPAEPPPEAPTPPAAATEEHVNVFDFLVATGQTPNASNMNLPRDQMGPDVGDSTSLVRYEYNAEEYLDPTSFMDADNEPLVQYGTGPVPSGAFVTPASKSERRKTKDSEVKKDKKRKRLHVEVPGDQVMTDAPPVLHSGLTGGLKSLMRPTLPPSPDYSGGDVADNSPASPLKKTKHSKHAKNTHIGNSLFDMITGGSKSKSHKKKPTSKKQSHRHKERKEPKLIEFRPQSKDGKSDNVDGQMVVFKPRADAFLSFVNKGPESERGCSVNKALKRYHRERQASGTGIGKTKEEKELWKDLRLRRNERGEIVLFSISE
- a CDS encoding uncharacterized protein (COG:D~EggNog:ENOG503NZ0V) — protein: MVHFQGVQYRSHTSCITEDQKYQGALYKEKNKKQKQHHDKPSEQKPTAQKHNQQPKNMAQQPYVEDVGEDREYEPWNDSTGHTEDERSPAEPPPEAPTPPAAATEEHVNVFDFLVATGQTPNASNMNLPRDQMGPDVGDSTSLVRYEYNAEEYLDPTSFMDADNEPLVQYGTGPVPSGAFVTPASKSERRKTKDSEVKKDKKRKRLHVEVPGDQVMTDAPPVLHSGLTGGLKSLMRPTLPPSPDYSGGDVADNSPASPLKKTKHSKHAKNTHIGNSLFDMITGGSKSKSHKKKPTSKKQSHRHKERKEPKLIEFRPQSKDGKSDNVDGQMVVFKPRADAFLSFVNKGPESERGCSVNKALKRYHRERQASGTGIGKTKEEKELWKDLRLRRNERGEIVLFSISE